One genomic region from Saprospiraceae bacterium encodes:
- a CDS encoding isoamylase early set domain-containing protein, whose protein sequence is MAISKKYLKSNEVCKVTFKLESEKVLKAKKVELLGSFNNWKPSKETSMKKLKDGSFTKTVDLPTASEYQFRYNIDGKLWENESNADRLEYNGYGAEQNSVIVI, encoded by the coding sequence ATGGCTATTTCTAAAAAGTATTTAAAATCTAACGAAGTCTGTAAAGTCACCTTTAAACTTGAATCTGAGAAGGTTCTTAAAGCTAAAAAAGTTGAATTGTTAGGCTCTTTTAATAATTGGAAACCTTCAAAAGAGACTTCGATGAAGAAATTGAAAGATGGTTCTTTTACAAAGACTGTTGATCTTCCTACTGCTTCTGAATATCAGTTCAGATACAATATAGATGGCAAACTTTGGGAAAACGAATCTAATGCTGATCGACTTGAATACAATGGTTATGGTGCTGAACAAAACAGCGTCATCGTGATATAA
- a CDS encoding MerR family transcriptional regulator: MSNTAQYTISELAHYSGVKPHTIRIWEKRFNLLSPTRSCTNIRGYGYEELRKLINIHTLLQSGWKISRIVGLTEEDIESEVKSLMLGKIESPKTDFLINGLMVHMLNYDEARFTEVLQHSIDRFGIKKTILQIVYPFLKRIGVLWQVNDISPAQEHFASAIIRRKLLNAIDAMPVIPKGIPSFILCLPSEEFHELPLLLAHYILLEKNIHTLYLGASVPAEMIAQAALQSNATHVFTLFMSSSPMEKLKEYLQIIHTGAPGLTLYFSGCPEMCKKPLLNDSVRHIADIEEFESLVRSLAH, translated from the coding sequence ATGTCTAATACCGCTCAATATACCATATCAGAACTTGCACATTACTCAGGTGTAAAACCCCATACTATCAGGATATGGGAAAAAAGATTTAATCTGCTGTCCCCTACCCGGAGCTGTACCAATATCAGGGGATATGGTTATGAAGAACTTAGAAAACTGATCAATATCCACACGCTGTTACAATCCGGATGGAAGATATCCCGGATCGTCGGCCTGACCGAGGAAGACATTGAAAGTGAGGTAAAGTCCTTGATGTTGGGCAAGATTGAAAGTCCTAAAACCGACTTTTTGATCAATGGACTGATGGTACACATGCTTAATTATGATGAAGCCAGGTTTACAGAGGTACTCCAGCATTCCATAGATAGGTTTGGCATTAAAAAAACCATCCTTCAAATTGTATATCCTTTCCTGAAAAGAATAGGTGTATTGTGGCAGGTCAATGATATTAGTCCCGCGCAAGAGCACTTTGCCTCAGCGATCATCCGGCGAAAACTATTGAATGCCATAGATGCCATGCCGGTGATCCCTAAGGGTATTCCTTCATTTATTTTATGTCTGCCCTCTGAGGAGTTTCACGAACTACCTTTATTACTGGCCCACTATATCCTGTTAGAAAAAAATATCCATACCCTCTATCTGGGTGCTTCTGTGCCGGCAGAGATGATAGCACAGGCTGCTTTACAATCCAATGCTACGCATGTATTTACGCTATTTATGTCTAGCTCCCCGATGGAAAAACTAAAAGAATATCTACAGATCATCCACACCGGTGCCCCGGGACTGACTTTGTATTTTTCAGGATGCCCTGAGATGTGCAAAAAACCACTGTTAAACGATTCCGTGAGGCATATAGCCGATATCGAAGAGTTTGAGAGCCTGGTTAGATCATTGGCTCATTAA
- the metF gene encoding methylenetetrahydrofolate reductase [NAD(P)H]: MKVTDYFARANGDTLISFEILPPLKGGSIDSIFNILDPLMEFRPPFVDVTYHREDFVYRNNHAGQPEKISMRKRPGTVVISQAIQNRYGVDTVPHLLCGGFTKEETEDALIDMAYAKINNVLALRGDARKFEENFVSEPGGHHYAIDLIRQIKEMNNGNYLDKDIVEGAKSNFCIGIAGYPEKHFEAPTLETDIQYLKEKINAGGEYIVTQMFFDNQKYFEFVALCRANDIQVPIVPGLKPLTRKSQLTSLPASFFIHLPEDLVKAITKAKSSEAVKQVGIEWGIAQCKELKAAKVPSLHFYTMGDSDTTRKIAESVF, from the coding sequence ATGAAAGTAACGGATTACTTTGCTCGCGCCAATGGCGATACTTTGATATCATTTGAAATCCTACCACCCCTCAAAGGTGGGAGCATAGACTCTATATTTAATATCCTGGATCCATTGATGGAGTTCAGACCACCCTTTGTAGATGTGACTTATCATCGTGAGGATTTTGTGTATCGCAATAACCATGCTGGTCAGCCTGAAAAAATATCCATGAGGAAAAGACCAGGTACGGTAGTGATCTCACAGGCTATACAAAACCGATATGGTGTAGATACGGTGCCTCATCTGCTTTGTGGAGGATTTACCAAGGAAGAAACTGAAGATGCATTGATCGATATGGCTTATGCCAAAATCAATAATGTTTTAGCTCTGAGGGGCGATGCTAGAAAATTTGAAGAAAATTTTGTTTCAGAACCAGGAGGACATCATTATGCAATAGACCTTATCCGGCAGATCAAAGAAATGAACAATGGTAATTATCTGGATAAAGACATTGTCGAGGGTGCCAAATCCAACTTTTGTATAGGTATCGCAGGTTATCCTGAAAAACATTTTGAAGCTCCTACTCTTGAAACGGATATTCAATATCTCAAAGAAAAAATAAATGCTGGTGGAGAATACATCGTCACTCAAATGTTTTTTGACAATCAGAAGTATTTTGAGTTTGTGGCATTGTGCAGGGCAAATGATATTCAAGTACCCATCGTGCCGGGATTAAAACCATTGACCCGTAAAAGTCAGCTCACTTCGCTTCCGGCCTCATTTTTTATTCACTTGCCAGAGGACCTGGTAAAAGCCATCACTAAAGCAAAATCTTCTGAAGCTGTCAAACAAGTAGGGATAGAATGGGGCATCGCTCAGTGCAAGGAATTAAAAGCTGCCAAAGTGCCTTCCTTGCATTTTTACACGATGGGAGATAGTGATACCACCCGCAAAATCGCTGAATCGGTTTTTTAG
- a CDS encoding porin, whose protein sequence is MKILDKTLVLLILMGLTFSMQAQEDSIVKPSITISGYADAYYNLSFNAPGVGPQLWGPAAGARAFDINNNQFSLGAIQGKVTYDFKNIEVVGDFLAGPNTSLATLLFFPSSSIGNGLLGGGSFGIKQLYGVWKASDKVSFTIGQFGTHIGYEVIEPYINFNYSLSNLFNNGPFFHTGLKMNYAISDKVGLMLGLVNSWDNFDDNNGFKSPVVQLSLMPVEGMSIYLNYLTGKGDQAGSITIGDALEGASKPNGFNTSIYDLTAAYAIGKVNLGVNAAYGIYKATDSSLKTKFKAITSGEKDNPTWGGIAGYFNVAATDEFSIGARVEQFNDFYGVRYIGAKNTSVTITGSISIADGSLLLKPELRFDSSTGKNNVNGHTDLYFGKDGKTEASQTTLGMSAIFKF, encoded by the coding sequence ATGAAAATTTTGGACAAAACTTTAGTACTACTTATCCTGATGGGATTGACTTTTTCGATGCAAGCTCAGGAAGATTCGATAGTCAAGCCATCGATCACGATCTCAGGTTATGCCGACGCATATTACAATCTTTCCTTCAATGCTCCAGGGGTGGGACCTCAATTGTGGGGACCAGCCGCAGGAGCGAGGGCTTTTGACATCAACAATAATCAATTTTCACTCGGAGCCATCCAGGGCAAAGTGACTTATGACTTTAAAAACATTGAAGTGGTAGGCGATTTTTTAGCAGGTCCCAATACTTCGCTGGCTACATTGTTGTTTTTTCCTTCTAGTTCCATAGGCAATGGACTGCTTGGTGGAGGTTCTTTTGGGATAAAACAATTGTATGGAGTATGGAAGGCTTCAGACAAAGTGTCTTTCACAATTGGTCAGTTCGGTACCCATATAGGTTATGAAGTGATCGAACCCTATATTAATTTTAATTATTCACTGTCCAACTTATTCAATAATGGACCTTTCTTTCATACGGGTCTGAAAATGAATTATGCCATCTCCGACAAAGTAGGATTGATGTTGGGCCTGGTCAATAGCTGGGACAATTTTGATGATAATAATGGATTCAAATCTCCCGTAGTACAACTTTCGTTGATGCCAGTAGAGGGCATGTCTATTTATCTCAATTATCTGACAGGTAAAGGTGATCAGGCAGGATCGATCACTATAGGAGATGCTCTGGAGGGTGCCAGCAAACCCAATGGATTTAATACATCTATCTATGACCTCACTGCTGCATATGCCATAGGCAAAGTCAATCTTGGTGTAAATGCGGCGTACGGTATATATAAAGCAACAGATAGTTCACTCAAAACAAAATTTAAAGCCATCACCTCTGGTGAAAAAGACAATCCAACCTGGGGAGGTATCGCCGGCTATTTTAATGTGGCTGCCACAGACGAGTTTTCGATAGGAGCAAGGGTGGAACAATTTAACGACTTCTATGGGGTGCGCTATATTGGAGCCAAAAATACCTCTGTGACGATCACTGGTAGTATTAGTATAGCCGATGGAAGTTTGTTATTAAAACCTGAGCTCAGATTTGACAGTTCTACAGGTAAGAATAATGTCAATGGGCATACTGACCTATATTTTGGTAAAGATGGCAAAACCGAAGCCAGCCAAACTACCCTGGGCATGTCTGCCATATTCAAGTTCTAA
- a CDS encoding Gfo/Idh/MocA family oxidoreductase, with amino-acid sequence MKKSRRNFIKNLGAGSMLVSGSLWNKAFAEEYMHQHILPFELRYSASDTIRLGVIGCGIQGNSDLEAALKVPGVEMAGACDLYTGRLTRMKEVYGADLYTTRDYRELLNRSDIDAVIIATCDLWHSTITIDALKAGKNVYCEKPMVHKFEQGQKVIAAQKLYGKVLQVGSQGISGVDYAKAKEIYQSGTIGQLNCIEAVNDRQNAIGAWEYSIPTDQSPETVDWDRYVGIMNKKPAYDPKKLFWWRNYRDFGTGVSGDLYVHLVTGIHYVTGSLGPARIMSSGQLCYWKDGRDVPDVMTTLLDYPATETHPAFQVTLRVNFISGAGGAGSTKFIGSEGVMTKTGNGVKISHSLMSKAPGIGGYDSLFTFPQGLQDKMMAEYNAKWSEEDKKRPTREGMEFVAPEGHNAHVNHFNNFFETIRNNRPNIEDATFGFRAAAPCLAANESYFKNKIIKWDAKQMKVIK; translated from the coding sequence ATGAAAAAATCTCGGCGCAATTTTATCAAAAATCTGGGAGCAGGATCGATGTTGGTGTCTGGATCCTTATGGAATAAAGCCTTTGCAGAAGAATACATGCATCAGCACATACTGCCGTTTGAGTTACGCTATTCTGCTTCGGACACTATTCGATTGGGAGTGATCGGTTGTGGCATTCAAGGCAATTCAGATCTTGAGGCTGCTTTGAAAGTTCCTGGAGTTGAAATGGCCGGTGCCTGTGATTTATATACAGGTAGGCTCACGCGCATGAAAGAAGTATACGGAGCTGATCTGTATACTACCCGGGATTATCGCGAGCTGCTCAACCGATCTGATATTGATGCCGTCATCATAGCGACCTGCGATCTGTGGCATAGCACGATCACCATCGATGCGCTCAAAGCCGGCAAAAATGTCTATTGTGAAAAACCTATGGTCCATAAGTTTGAGCAAGGACAGAAAGTAATCGCCGCCCAAAAGCTCTATGGAAAAGTCCTGCAGGTAGGTAGTCAGGGGATCAGCGGAGTAGATTATGCCAAAGCCAAAGAAATATACCAATCCGGTACTATCGGTCAGCTCAATTGTATCGAAGCCGTCAATGACAGGCAAAACGCCATTGGCGCCTGGGAATACAGTATCCCTACTGATCAATCTCCTGAAACGGTTGACTGGGATCGATATGTTGGTATCATGAATAAAAAGCCGGCTTACGATCCAAAGAAATTATTTTGGTGGCGCAATTATCGTGATTTTGGCACAGGAGTATCCGGTGATCTTTATGTGCACCTGGTCACCGGCATTCATTATGTTACAGGCTCTTTGGGTCCAGCCAGGATCATGTCCTCAGGCCAATTATGTTATTGGAAAGACGGTCGCGATGTACCGGATGTGATGACTACCCTGCTGGATTACCCAGCCACAGAGACTCATCCAGCTTTCCAGGTGACATTGAGGGTTAATTTTATCAGCGGAGCTGGCGGTGCAGGCAGTACAAAATTTATAGGCAGCGAAGGCGTGATGACCAAGACCGGCAATGGTGTTAAGATCAGTCATAGTCTGATGTCCAAGGCACCTGGTATCGGCGGATATGATTCCTTATTTACCTTTCCTCAAGGTTTGCAGGATAAAATGATGGCAGAATATAATGCTAAATGGTCAGAGGAAGATAAAAAACGACCTACCCGGGAAGGCATGGAATTTGTAGCTCCTGAGGGACATAATGCTCATGTCAATCATTTTAATAACTTTTTTGAAACCATCCGCAACAACCGACCTAATATCGAAGATGCTACTTTTGGATTCCGCGCTGCTGCGCCCTGTCTTGCCGCAAACGAAAGTTATTTTAAAAACAAAATCATAAAATGGGATGCGAAGCAAATGAAAGTCATCAAATAA
- a CDS encoding exo-alpha-sialidase, translated as MACKSMVKDELTITELHIPVARHIQTETPNWHLSPQDNLYLTWTSHLSDSLYGLNYSSLHNDTFTRATIISTGTDWFVNWADFPSIAVFPGSELNLLAHFLQKRPGDKTYDYDVKLALSRSGGDEWKVIDSLHDNAPAEHGFVSLVPFSYDKILAMWLDGRAMISAEGDHNDHDHGSGSMQLRSALVDIQGGVSQPQIIDDRVCECCQTDATMTPKGPVLIYRNRSNDEERDIYITRLESGQWSDPKPVCEDHWKINGCPVNGPAIASINSQLAVAWYTEAEGKPTIKLSFSNGPDLNFGPPLIIDTKNTPGRVSIAWIDKDRVAISLLDKDSKESPTTSIYLMIYSKEGHLISRNMIAQTSALRKSGFPVLTAHQGQLYLAYTSISQDNKTSIKAKKILMSQ; from the coding sequence ATGGCTTGCAAATCCATGGTAAAGGACGAATTAACAATCACCGAATTGCATATTCCTGTTGCCAGGCACATCCAGACGGAGACTCCAAATTGGCACTTATCTCCTCAGGACAACTTGTACCTTACCTGGACTTCTCACCTTTCAGATAGCCTGTATGGATTAAATTATAGTTCATTGCATAATGATACTTTTACCAGGGCTACGATCATATCCACTGGTACTGACTGGTTTGTCAACTGGGCTGATTTTCCTTCAATAGCTGTTTTTCCGGGCAGTGAGCTCAACCTCCTGGCTCATTTTCTTCAAAAAAGACCGGGTGACAAAACCTATGATTATGATGTGAAGCTGGCCTTGTCACGAAGTGGAGGTGATGAATGGAAGGTCATTGATTCACTGCATGATAACGCTCCCGCGGAGCATGGTTTTGTGAGCCTGGTGCCCTTTAGTTATGATAAAATACTGGCTATGTGGTTAGATGGCAGAGCCATGATTTCAGCAGAAGGTGACCATAATGATCATGACCATGGGAGTGGATCGATGCAACTGCGGTCTGCCCTGGTGGATATCCAAGGTGGCGTCAGTCAGCCTCAAATCATAGATGATCGTGTGTGCGAATGTTGCCAGACAGATGCTACCATGACACCTAAAGGACCCGTATTGATATATAGAAATCGATCCAATGATGAGGAAAGAGACATCTATATCACCCGCCTTGAATCAGGTCAATGGTCTGATCCCAAGCCTGTGTGTGAAGATCACTGGAAAATCAACGGTTGTCCAGTCAATGGCCCGGCTATAGCGAGTATAAACAGCCAGCTTGCGGTAGCATGGTATACTGAAGCTGAGGGCAAACCCACGATTAAGCTCAGTTTTTCCAATGGTCCTGATTTAAACTTTGGTCCTCCTCTCATCATTGATACCAAAAATACGCCCGGAAGAGTTAGTATCGCCTGGATTGATAAAGACAGGGTTGCTATCAGTTTATTGGATAAAGACTCCAAAGAAAGCCCGACAACATCGATTTATTTAATGATCTATTCCAAAGAAGGGCACCTGATCAGCCGAAATATGATTGCTCAAACTTCTGCTTTGAGAAAAAGTGGATTCCCGGTCTTGACTGCTCATCAGGGTCAGCTTTATCTGGCTTATACCTCGATCAGTCAGGACAATAAGACCAGTATAAAAGCTAAAAAGATTTTAATGAGCCAATGA
- a CDS encoding sugar phosphate isomerase/epimerase — translation MNRRNFVKNGITLAATAPFIGNLELESARKKNIGIQIYTIRDFMQKDATGSLQAIAAAGYKNIELAGYNEGKFYGLSPKEVKTLADSEGMKIPSSHVAGDLVMYFKNKMLPADYLKAMDDAVYMGQKFFVWPFLQPAFRNDKDNAMRIAELFNKAGAESKNRGLQFGYHNHNFEFDPIGDTNMMSIFMNNTDPNLVKFELDLYWVVFANVDPIAFIKQHPGRFALYHVKDMAKSDKRESIEIGDGSIDFNKIFKETKKIGADYFLVEQEAYRTGSMAAMKTDYQRIKKLKF, via the coding sequence ATGAATAGGCGCAACTTCGTAAAAAATGGCATCACACTCGCAGCAACAGCTCCATTTATCGGCAATCTTGAGCTAGAGTCAGCCAGGAAAAAAAATATCGGCATCCAGATATATACAATCCGTGATTTTATGCAGAAGGATGCTACTGGATCTCTCCAAGCCATCGCTGCAGCAGGATATAAAAATATTGAGCTGGCAGGATACAATGAAGGCAAATTTTATGGCCTCAGCCCTAAAGAGGTCAAAACACTGGCAGACAGTGAAGGCATGAAGATACCCAGCAGTCACGTAGCAGGTGATCTCGTCATGTATTTTAAAAACAAGATGCTTCCGGCGGATTATCTTAAGGCCATGGATGATGCTGTGTACATGGGTCAGAAGTTTTTTGTGTGGCCATTTTTGCAGCCTGCTTTCAGAAACGACAAAGACAATGCCATGCGGATAGCTGAGCTATTTAATAAAGCTGGAGCTGAATCCAAAAATCGAGGGCTTCAATTTGGCTATCACAATCATAATTTTGAGTTTGATCCCATCGGTGACACTAATATGATGAGCATCTTCATGAACAATACCGATCCCAACCTGGTCAAATTTGAATTAGATCTGTATTGGGTGGTTTTTGCCAATGTAGACCCGATTGCCTTCATCAAGCAGCACCCTGGACGATTTGCACTGTATCATGTCAAGGATATGGCTAAGTCTGACAAAAGAGAAAGTATAGAGATCGGTGATGGTAGTATCGACTTCAACAAAATATTTAAAGAGACTAAAAAAATTGGTGCTGATTATTTTCTCGTTGAACAAGAGGCTTATCGTACCGGGTCTATGGCTGCGATGAAGACTGATTATCAGAGAATCAAAAAATTGAAGTTTTGA